The following proteins come from a genomic window of Flavobacterium crocinum:
- a CDS encoding helix-turn-helix domain-containing protein — MDYQVNYINPEIKLSNYTGKLFKTEAAFTDHLLVWLISGETKIIQADESFVFGPGSTFLIPRNQLATIINIPKDGLPHKAVAMHLSAERLRAFYNQESIKQKNTVSKIFSFHKHPLLESCLASLIPYFEMQENFPENIASLKITEAITILSAIDKDIGSILANFDEPYKIDLISFMEKNFMFNMSLEKFGYLTGRSLTTFKRDFHKAFSITPQRWLTKKRLELAYYQLTEKNKKPVEVYYETGFENLSHFSFAFKKQFGFSPTTLQKIKTNS, encoded by the coding sequence ATGGACTATCAGGTAAATTACATAAATCCCGAAATTAAACTTTCAAATTATACCGGAAAGCTTTTTAAGACAGAAGCAGCATTTACTGATCATTTACTTGTGTGGTTAATTTCCGGTGAAACCAAAATTATTCAGGCAGACGAAAGCTTTGTATTTGGTCCCGGAAGTACTTTTTTGATTCCGAGAAATCAACTGGCAACCATTATCAATATTCCAAAAGACGGGTTGCCACATAAAGCGGTGGCTATGCATTTGTCAGCCGAAAGACTTAGAGCATTTTACAATCAGGAAAGTATTAAACAAAAAAATACGGTTTCAAAAATTTTCAGTTTTCATAAACATCCATTGCTGGAAAGCTGTCTGGCTTCACTTATTCCTTATTTTGAAATGCAGGAGAACTTTCCTGAAAATATTGCATCATTGAAAATTACAGAAGCCATTACAATCCTTTCAGCAATTGATAAAGATATTGGCTCTATTTTAGCCAACTTCGATGAACCTTATAAAATTGATCTAATCAGTTTTATGGAAAAGAATTTTATGTTCAATATGTCTTTAGAAAAATTCGGATATTTAACTGGCCGAAGCCTGACTACTTTTAAAAGGGATTTTCATAAAGCTTTTAGTATTACACCTCAACGTTGGTTAACTAAAAAAAGATTGGAATTAGCTTATTATCAGCTTACCGAAAAAAATAAAAAACCTGTTGAAGTATATTATGAAACAGGATTTGAGAATTTATCACACTTTTCTTTTGCATTTAAAAAACAATTTGGATTTTCTCCGACAACATTACAAAAGATAAAAACTAATTCTTGA
- a CDS encoding SDR family NAD(P)-dependent oxidoreductase, producing the protein MEQNNYYGALQQPTNSGFNAKSTTNEVIKGIDLTGKTAIVTGGNTGIGLETVRTLSEAGATVIVPARDVEKAKRNLNGIPNIIIEEMDLMNPDSIDSFAQKFMQSNQLLHLLINNAGIMWVPLRRDDRGFESQLATNYLALFQLTAKLWPALKKANGARVVNVSSGGHQFSDFNFEDPNFLNREYETLLGYGQSKTAVNLFSMEFDNRAKDFNVRSYSLCPGAVGETELAREAPIDLFQKLGYCDAEGNIFPEVAASLKTIPQGAATTVWAATSKLLNNIGGVYCENVDIASLSPNTAIIGGIKPYSLDEKKAKRLWELSEQMTGIQFDLN; encoded by the coding sequence ATGGAACAGAATAATTATTATGGGGCATTACAACAGCCGACAAATTCAGGATTTAATGCCAAATCAACGACCAATGAAGTAATTAAGGGAATTGATCTTACCGGAAAAACTGCAATTGTAACAGGAGGAAATACAGGCATTGGTCTGGAAACAGTTAGAACACTGTCAGAAGCTGGCGCAACTGTAATTGTACCGGCAAGAGATGTTGAAAAAGCGAAGAGAAATCTAAACGGAATTCCCAATATTATCATAGAAGAAATGGATTTAATGAATCCTGATTCTATTGATTCTTTTGCTCAAAAATTTATGCAATCAAACCAACTACTACATTTACTCATTAATAATGCCGGTATCATGTGGGTTCCGTTACGAAGAGATGATCGTGGGTTTGAATCACAATTGGCTACTAATTATCTGGCTTTGTTTCAGCTTACAGCTAAATTATGGCCGGCACTAAAAAAAGCAAACGGAGCAAGAGTCGTAAATGTCTCGTCGGGCGGGCATCAGTTTTCTGATTTTAATTTTGAAGATCCTAACTTCTTAAACCGCGAGTATGAAACTTTACTGGGTTATGGTCAATCCAAAACAGCCGTTAATCTTTTCTCTATGGAATTTGATAATCGTGCAAAAGATTTTAATGTTCGAAGCTATTCTTTATGCCCCGGAGCTGTTGGTGAAACAGAATTAGCAAGAGAAGCACCAATCGATTTATTTCAGAAATTAGGTTATTGTGATGCTGAAGGAAATATATTTCCTGAAGTTGCTGCGTCGTTAAAAACGATTCCGCAAGGTGCCGCCACAACAGTTTGGGCTGCTACAAGTAAACTGCTTAATAATATTGGCGGTGTTTATTGCGAAAACGTGGATATTGCTTCCTTAAGTCCGAATACGGCAATAATTGGGGGCATTAAGCCTTATTCGCTTGACGAAAAAAAGGCAAAACGTTTATGGGAATTAAGTGAACAGATGACAGGAATCCAATTCGATCTTAACTAA
- a CDS encoding S41 family peptidase produces the protein MKKIFYLIFAISSLLRSQEINSEYNLDFEKLTLEGMPQDWFEWGSLSCAVDTVNKISGRYSISITSTDKTKFGSVAYSLPTYLKGKEITLEGFIKTKNVIGQVGLLLRIDKNNDAIEFDNMSLSPVTGTTDWKKYKITKPLHNGADAVYVGGIISGTGKVWFDNFNVLIDGESILDYSEKVLSLNNPDNDTRFSNGSNFYLDSPSKKQIDNLEKLGILWGFLKYKSPYVAQGNYNFDYELLEKLAFIDNDSFEYDLEKWKESLMNTPPYLGSHYYLDFMKFSLNPIFENEVVFPNMKFNDDGLKLIALFRYWACIEYLFPYKDMTDSGWKGILSKYIPKFLAADDELSYKLLLIELFKETGDSHAALYDLGKCIDEYFGLYEAPIEIKFIENQVVVSNFRGVDGVKLGDEVIAFDNEDIINRIARIKKYTIASNGASENRDVLRKLLCTNKDNVIIRFKRKNEIYEVKVKTGSIKYFVDNKPSHMELAEDVGYIYPASLKRNEITEIIKKYKNKKGLIFDFRCYPSDNIVYTASELLLPARKEFAQFTATDLQNLGQFRFKNTASTGHENPDYYKGKVVVLIDEQTQSNAEFTVMAFQVIPNVKIIGSQTAGADGDVSKIILPGNIYTMMSGIGVYYPNYGPTQRIGIIPDIKVFPTKKGIMQNKDEILERALLYIKYNN, from the coding sequence ATGAAGAAAATTTTTTATTTGATATTTGCCATATCAAGTTTATTAAGGTCACAAGAGATAAATTCGGAATATAATCTAGATTTTGAAAAACTTACTTTAGAAGGAATGCCTCAAGATTGGTTTGAATGGGGTAGTTTGTCTTGCGCTGTTGATACTGTTAATAAAATTTCTGGTAGATACTCTATTTCTATTACATCAACAGATAAAACTAAGTTTGGTTCTGTAGCTTATTCGTTACCGACTTATTTAAAAGGTAAGGAAATAACATTGGAAGGATTTATCAAGACTAAAAATGTTATAGGACAAGTAGGTCTGCTTTTAAGAATTGATAAGAATAATGATGCAATAGAGTTTGATAACATGTCTCTTAGTCCAGTAACAGGAACTACAGATTGGAAAAAGTATAAAATTACCAAGCCTTTGCATAATGGTGCAGATGCAGTATATGTGGGAGGCATAATATCAGGAACGGGTAAAGTATGGTTTGATAATTTCAATGTTCTTATTGATGGAGAAAGTATACTTGATTATTCAGAGAAAGTTTTATCACTCAATAACCCTGATAATGATACAAGGTTTAGCAATGGATCTAATTTTTATCTTGACAGCCCTTCAAAGAAACAGATTGATAATCTTGAGAAGTTGGGGATTTTGTGGGGATTTTTAAAATATAAAAGTCCTTACGTTGCTCAGGGAAACTATAATTTTGATTATGAACTTCTTGAGAAGCTAGCCTTTATAGATAATGATAGTTTTGAATATGATTTAGAAAAATGGAAAGAAAGTTTAATGAACACTCCTCCATATTTGGGATCACATTACTATTTAGACTTTATGAAATTTAGTTTGAATCCGATATTTGAAAATGAGGTAGTATTTCCTAATATGAAATTTAACGATGATGGTCTTAAACTTATAGCTTTATTTAGATATTGGGCATGTATAGAATATCTTTTTCCTTATAAAGATATGACAGATTCTGGCTGGAAAGGGATTTTGAGTAAATATATACCAAAATTTTTAGCTGCTGATGATGAGCTGTCTTATAAGTTGTTACTCATTGAATTATTTAAAGAAACAGGAGACTCACATGCCGCTCTATATGATCTAGGGAAATGTATAGATGAATATTTTGGTTTATACGAAGCACCTATTGAAATTAAATTTATTGAAAATCAGGTTGTTGTTTCTAATTTTAGAGGTGTTGACGGAGTTAAGTTAGGGGATGAGGTTATTGCATTTGATAATGAAGATATTATTAATAGAATTGCCCGTATTAAAAAATACACTATTGCTTCGAATGGTGCATCCGAAAACAGAGATGTATTGAGAAAACTTTTATGCACCAACAAGGATAATGTTATAATACGTTTTAAAAGGAAAAATGAGATTTATGAGGTAAAGGTTAAAACGGGAAGTATAAAATATTTTGTTGATAATAAACCTTCGCACATGGAGCTTGCTGAAGATGTGGGATACATATATCCAGCAAGTCTTAAAAGGAATGAAATTACAGAAATTATTAAAAAATACAAGAATAAAAAAGGATTGATTTTTGATTTTAGATGTTATCCAAGTGATAATATAGTATATACTGCATCAGAACTTTTACTTCCGGCTAGAAAAGAATTTGCACAGTTTACAGCTACGGATCTTCAGAATCTAGGGCAGTTTAGGTTCAAAAATACTGCTTCAACTGGGCATGAAAACCCTGATTATTATAAAGGTAAGGTTGTAGTGTTGATAGATGAGCAGACGCAAAGTAATGCGGAGTTTACAGTTATGGCCTTTCAGGTAATTCCTAATGTAAAAATTATAGGTAGCCAGACAGCAGGTGCAGATGGAGATGTCTCAAAAATTATTCTACCTGGAAATATTTATACCATGATGTCAGGAATAGGTGTATACTATCCAAATTACGGTCCAACACAGCGAATAGGTATCATACCTGATATTAAAGTTTTTCCAACAAAAAAGGGGATTATGCAAAATAAAGATGAGATTTTAGAACGTGCTCTTTTGTATATAAAATATAATAATTAG
- a CDS encoding lantibiotic dehydratase family protein, giving the protein MNNKFPYKNFPSYILRAPLLSFTEFEKLTRDFEINNDELKKLCNSSVVKEAIFLASVPLYKEMEKWLGGLDMPQKKVEKLKESLLKYISRMCSRCTPFGLFAGVAVGKFEDISEIEFNEPQFNGRTTRLDMNYLVWLSQKIAVIHDIKRELKYFPNNSIYRVGNKIRYIEYNYLNNKRLHQISEVDCTNYLDEIINRATEGVLLNDLVLILCKYGAEKNQATEFIEELIKNQLLFSELEPSISGPDMLKQILSVLEKMDKAEFTTEKLRQIRLSLNRLDRKFFNDIKSYQDLKKLIEDFIGNPIGDENLLQTDFLLKPVRNTLDTKVIKSIFKAFTILNKLTPVHENSTLSQFKHAFIRRYGDREVNLTHALDNEIGIGYVQNGFNADINPLLDNLSFFKKQNKGNVNWTNIQLYFVTLIQKVNNEQNIIKLTKNDFNDLEVDWNDFADTVSFCVEVIYEDGISKIKLGHGASLGAADMLGRFSHLGDELESYVKEVIKVESNLKKEYTIAEVVHLPESRVGNVLMRPDFREFEIPYLARSIKETEKQIKIEDLMVSVKDDSLVLRCRRTNRFIFPRLTTAHNYAANSLPIYHFLSDFKNQDTRYGVNLDLNPLHTIFDFIPRIEYEEIILHEASWLIKKEHIEETFDMENNDEAVFNYVKKLRTKFNLPKFVLLNEGNSKILVNLENINSIKILLNIVKSKESFQISEFLYKKDSIVRRNKEKFTNEIIIGLYKDQS; this is encoded by the coding sequence ATGAATAATAAATTTCCTTATAAAAATTTTCCAAGTTATATACTTAGAGCTCCTTTACTGTCTTTTACAGAGTTTGAAAAACTTACAAGAGATTTTGAGATAAATAATGATGAACTGAAAAAACTTTGTAATTCTTCAGTTGTTAAAGAAGCTATTTTTTTAGCAAGTGTTCCCTTATATAAAGAGATGGAAAAATGGCTTGGTGGCTTGGATATGCCACAGAAAAAAGTGGAGAAGCTTAAAGAATCACTTCTTAAATATATATCGAGAATGTGCAGTAGATGCACTCCTTTCGGACTTTTTGCTGGTGTGGCAGTAGGAAAATTTGAAGACATTTCTGAAATTGAATTTAATGAGCCGCAATTTAATGGTCGCACAACTCGTTTAGATATGAATTATCTTGTTTGGCTTTCACAAAAAATAGCTGTAATTCATGATATTAAAAGAGAATTAAAGTACTTTCCTAATAATAGTATTTATAGGGTTGGTAATAAAATCCGTTATATTGAGTATAATTATCTAAATAATAAACGTCTTCATCAAATTTCGGAAGTAGATTGTACCAACTATCTGGATGAAATCATAAATAGAGCTACTGAGGGTGTCTTACTTAATGATTTAGTGCTAATACTTTGTAAATATGGTGCAGAGAAAAATCAAGCTACAGAGTTTATAGAAGAACTTATCAAAAATCAGCTGCTTTTTAGCGAACTAGAGCCTAGTATTTCAGGTCCAGATATGCTAAAACAGATTTTATCAGTTTTAGAAAAAATGGATAAAGCTGAATTTACCACTGAGAAATTAAGACAAATAAGATTATCATTAAACAGACTCGATCGTAAGTTTTTTAATGATATCAAAAGTTATCAGGATTTAAAGAAACTTATTGAAGATTTTATTGGTAATCCTATAGGAGATGAGAATCTTTTACAAACAGATTTTCTGCTTAAACCAGTTCGGAATACTCTTGATACGAAAGTAATCAAAAGTATATTTAAGGCTTTTACAATCTTAAATAAGCTTACACCTGTTCATGAAAACAGTACTTTGTCACAATTCAAACATGCTTTCATTAGAAGATATGGTGATCGTGAGGTTAACCTTACTCATGCTCTGGATAATGAAATAGGAATTGGATACGTTCAAAATGGTTTTAATGCTGATATAAATCCTCTACTTGATAACCTTAGTTTTTTCAAAAAACAAAATAAAGGCAATGTAAATTGGACAAATATTCAACTTTATTTTGTAACCCTGATTCAAAAAGTTAATAATGAGCAAAATATTATTAAATTAACTAAAAATGATTTTAACGATCTCGAAGTGGACTGGAATGATTTTGCTGACACTGTTTCTTTTTGTGTTGAAGTAATTTATGAAGACGGAATCTCAAAAATTAAGTTAGGACATGGAGCTTCTCTTGGTGCAGCTGATATGCTTGGACGCTTTTCTCACTTGGGTGATGAACTAGAGAGTTATGTTAAAGAAGTGATTAAGGTTGAATCGAATTTAAAAAAGGAATATACTATTGCCGAGGTAGTTCATCTGCCTGAATCACGAGTTGGCAACGTTTTGATGCGTCCTGACTTTAGAGAGTTTGAGATTCCTTATCTCGCTAGATCTATTAAAGAGACGGAAAAGCAAATTAAAATAGAAGATTTGATGGTTTCGGTTAAAGATGATAGTTTGGTACTAAGATGTAGGCGAACCAATAGATTTATTTTTCCAAGACTAACTACTGCTCATAATTATGCAGCTAATTCGTTACCTATTTATCATTTTTTGTCAGATTTTAAAAATCAGGATACACGTTACGGCGTAAATTTAGATTTAAATCCTCTTCACACTATTTTTGATTTTATACCCAGAATAGAATATGAGGAGATAATATTGCATGAAGCATCGTGGCTTATTAAAAAAGAACATATAGAAGAAACATTTGATATGGAGAATAATGATGAGGCTGTGTTTAATTATGTAAAGAAACTGAGAACGAAGTTTAATCTTCCAAAATTTGTTCTGCTAAATGAGGGAAATAGTAAAATTCTAGTAAATCTCGAGAATATAAATTCCATTAAAATACTTTTAAATATAGTTAAAAGCAAAGAAAGTTTTCAGATTAGTGAATTTTTGTATAAAAAAGACAGTATAGTACGCAGAAATAAAGAGAAATTTACAAATGAAATAATAATTGGACTTTACAAGGACCAAAGTTAA
- a CDS encoding helix-turn-helix domain-containing protein, which yields MNIDVGIKLKKLRKSKGLSQEEIADYLDISQSAYARMESGENHSWASHILKISEIFKIEPKELLENENLNSEITLIEKLSNAILTQLSKKITEQYEERIKEQKKTIKELRKQLKKL from the coding sequence ATGAATATAGATGTAGGCATAAAACTTAAAAAACTACGAAAAAGCAAAGGACTATCACAAGAAGAAATAGCTGATTATCTTGATATCTCCCAGTCTGCTTATGCAAGAATGGAAAGTGGTGAAAATCATTCTTGGGCATCTCACATTCTTAAAATTTCAGAAATCTTTAAAATTGAACCGAAAGAGCTCTTAGAAAATGAAAACTTAAATTCTGAAATAACTCTAATAGAAAAATTATCTAATGCGATTTTAACTCAACTATCAAAAAAAATAACTGAGCAATATGAAGAACGCATTAAAGAGCAAAAAAAAACAATTAAAGAATTAAGAAAACAATTAAAAAAATTATAA
- a CDS encoding NAD(P)-dependent alcohol dehydrogenase: MKAVRYFGHKDVRVVNDLEKPVPKGDEVLLKIGGAGVCHSDLHIIDEGTIGNLVFTLGHENAGWIEAVGDTVKDYKKGDAVLVYGPWGCGHCKPCQQSKENYCDHQSELGYGGGLGLNGGMAEYMLVPSSRLLVPIFDLDPVIAAPLTDAALTPYSAIKRSLPKLMPDEYVVVIGVGGLGHVAIQILRETSGAAIIACDVTDEKLAFAKELGAAHTVNSKDPDAAEQILKITGLKKAKVILDFVGATPTIELGTKVVGMDGDLTIVGLGGGYYQYSMNGLPFGVTMTNPYWGSRTELMEVVGLARQKKIHIEIEKFDLEQANEVYDRMRHGQIKGRAVLVP; this comes from the coding sequence ATGAAAGCAGTACGTTATTTTGGACATAAAGATGTAAGAGTAGTGAATGATTTAGAAAAACCGGTTCCCAAAGGTGATGAGGTTTTACTAAAAATAGGTGGAGCAGGTGTCTGCCACTCTGATTTACACATTATTGATGAAGGAACTATTGGAAATCTTGTGTTTACTCTCGGACATGAAAATGCCGGATGGATTGAAGCTGTGGGAGACACAGTAAAAGATTATAAAAAAGGGGATGCGGTCTTAGTTTACGGACCTTGGGGATGCGGACATTGCAAACCGTGTCAGCAATCAAAAGAAAATTATTGTGACCACCAAAGTGAATTGGGCTATGGCGGCGGACTTGGACTTAATGGCGGTATGGCAGAGTATATGTTGGTTCCGTCTTCAAGATTATTAGTTCCAATTTTTGATCTGGATCCTGTTATTGCCGCTCCATTAACTGATGCAGCGCTCACACCATATTCTGCTATAAAAAGATCTCTCCCTAAACTTATGCCCGATGAATATGTTGTGGTAATTGGAGTAGGCGGACTTGGACACGTTGCCATACAGATTTTAAGAGAAACATCCGGTGCTGCAATAATTGCCTGTGATGTAACAGATGAGAAATTGGCTTTCGCCAAAGAATTAGGTGCAGCTCATACTGTGAATTCTAAAGATCCGGATGCTGCTGAACAAATTTTAAAAATTACAGGACTTAAAAAAGCTAAAGTTATTTTGGATTTCGTAGGTGCAACTCCAACAATTGAATTGGGTACAAAAGTAGTTGGAATGGACGGAGATCTCACCATAGTAGGTCTTGGCGGAGGATATTACCAATACAGTATGAACGGACTTCCTTTTGGAGTAACCATGACCAATCCGTATTGGGGATCCCGTACTGAATTAATGGAAGTTGTTGGTCTGGCAAGACAGAAAAAAATACATATCGAAATTGAGAAATTTGACCTGGAACAAGCAAATGAAGTTTATGACAGAATGCGCCACGGACAAATTAAAGGCCGAGCTGTATTAGTTCCTTAA
- a CDS encoding polysaccharide lyase, giving the protein MKRIFKLTSLLFMSALMLNACEKEHELNEPQSVNKEQQQNVDKDAAQNVNKDAVAGSITAKGSTGARTITLQTNTLSCPGGLCTSYGVWSGNLYTVWFQMRFNSGFYWSRGGKCGYGILIGDQNTGGDPGWDGNGGSARFMWYCPNGSNSAKGSGAYLQPYVYYRDQPGQYGNDFGKKYYIQENVTYNCQISVKLNTGSNTDGYVKYYVNGTEILNEKIRWVTNDAKRNVNAVSLHTFRGGSQEYWKAPVTSSIYYPSASWDAL; this is encoded by the coding sequence ATGAAAAGAATCTTCAAATTAACAAGCCTACTATTTATGTCAGCTTTAATGTTGAATGCTTGTGAAAAGGAACATGAGTTAAACGAACCACAAAGCGTTAACAAAGAGCAACAACAAAATGTCGATAAAGACGCTGCACAAAATGTTAACAAAGATGCTGTTGCGGGCAGTATTACAGCAAAAGGAAGTACCGGAGCCAGAACCATTACATTACAAACCAATACACTATCTTGTCCGGGCGGTTTGTGTACATCGTATGGTGTTTGGTCGGGTAATCTTTATACCGTTTGGTTTCAGATGAGATTTAATTCTGGATTTTACTGGAGCCGAGGCGGCAAATGTGGATATGGTATCTTAATTGGCGACCAGAATACAGGCGGTGATCCGGGTTGGGACGGTAATGGTGGCAGTGCCAGATTTATGTGGTATTGTCCAAATGGATCAAACAGTGCAAAAGGAAGCGGCGCTTATCTTCAGCCATATGTATATTACAGAGATCAGCCGGGACAATATGGTAACGATTTTGGAAAAAAATATTACATACAGGAAAACGTAACTTACAACTGTCAGATATCTGTTAAGCTAAATACTGGTTCAAATACTGATGGCTATGTGAAGTATTACGTAAATGGTACAGAAATACTGAACGAGAAAATTCGCTGGGTAACTAATGATGCTAAACGAAATGTAAATGCTGTGAGTTTGCATACTTTCCGTGGTGGAAGTCAGGAATACTGGAAAGCTCCTGTTACAAGTTCAATTTATTATCCAAGTGCTTCATGGGATGCTTTGTAA
- a CDS encoding thiopeptide-type bacteriocin biosynthesis protein — protein MQRDFITGDSWVYFKIYTGYQTSEKILIDIIRPAADFLITEKIIDKWFFVRYSDPDYHLRVRFECTKKEDYFKVISFLHNPLKEEIDKGTIWNIQLDTYKRELERYAEETILLSEELFFHESLLITDFIKNINQTKDEELRWLLALVLIDNHLEVFSLTMEEKFRFMKKLKDNFHNEFTTSKMLKKQISERYRKEKNKIKHFFDQVNDSESDNSINKTLIKYNDSIKLTINNISDIISVKSSLENELLYMTYIHMSMNRLFKSYNRRHELVCYDFLYNFYSFCVHSGKNVKSEKIYSKP, from the coding sequence ATGCAGAGAGATTTTATAACTGGTGATAGTTGGGTATACTTTAAAATCTATACTGGTTACCAAACATCTGAGAAGATACTAATAGATATTATTAGACCAGCAGCTGATTTTTTGATTACTGAAAAAATTATTGATAAATGGTTTTTTGTAAGGTATAGTGATCCTGATTATCATTTGAGAGTTCGTTTTGAATGTACTAAAAAGGAAGATTATTTTAAGGTGATTTCTTTTCTTCATAATCCTCTGAAAGAAGAAATAGATAAAGGAACTATTTGGAATATACAGTTAGATACTTATAAACGGGAATTAGAGCGGTACGCTGAGGAAACGATACTATTGAGCGAAGAATTATTTTTTCATGAAAGTCTACTGATAACTGATTTTATAAAAAACATAAATCAGACGAAGGATGAAGAATTACGGTGGCTTCTTGCTTTAGTTTTAATTGATAATCATTTGGAGGTATTTTCACTTACTATGGAGGAAAAATTTAGATTTATGAAAAAATTAAAAGATAATTTTCATAATGAGTTTACTACTTCAAAGATGCTCAAAAAACAAATCAGTGAAAGATATAGAAAAGAAAAAAATAAAATAAAGCATTTTTTTGATCAAGTCAATGATTCAGAATCAGATAATTCTATTAATAAAACATTAATAAAATACAATGATAGTATAAAACTGACAATAAACAATATTTCAGATATAATATCAGTAAAATCAAGTCTGGAAAATGAATTGCTGTATATGACTTATATTCATATGTCAATGAATAGATTGTTTAAATCATATAACCGTAGGCATGAGCTTGTCTGTTACGATTTTCTTTATAATTTTTATTCATTTTGTGTTCATTCGGGAAAGAATGTGAAGAGCGAAAAGATATACTCAAAACCTTAA
- a CDS encoding lanthionine synthetase LanC family protein, which yields MDINNELHKILQSVNNHINKEYIEVEHLGILSGLSGAALFQFYYSAYTNDNSDNTTGIDIIGYCIQKINNGYGYPTYCGGIAGFTWMLQHLSEQNLIDLKGINLKDFEPYLYNCMLEDIKIANYDYLHGATGYALYFLERFKVSDSVNDHFYKSYIIDFIHFLEENSVVHNGGIIWLTKDHDNKGGQNYNLGLAHGVASIIGILLRLSGFEDFKEKSEKLLKKAVTALIKQMNDIALSDSYFASLVPFGSADYSKNSRLAWCYGDLGIGLQLLYYSKIINDKNLNLQAKSVLKHCASRRSYDKTLILDATVCHGAFGVALMFNNAFRNTLDLTFLEARDYWLRFGIQLWENKDKITEVHSVAFGDDKISVLNGMAGIGLAIISCISDLNQWESSLMLHQYE from the coding sequence GTGGATATTAATAATGAATTACATAAAATTCTTCAATCGGTAAATAATCATATTAATAAAGAATACATTGAGGTAGAGCATCTTGGTATTTTATCGGGGCTTTCAGGAGCAGCATTATTTCAGTTTTATTACTCAGCATATACAAACGATAATTCTGATAATACTACAGGAATAGATATAATAGGATACTGTATACAGAAAATTAACAATGGTTATGGATATCCTACTTACTGCGGAGGAATAGCTGGTTTTACGTGGATGCTGCAACATCTTAGCGAGCAGAATTTAATTGACCTGAAAGGAATTAATCTTAAAGATTTCGAACCTTATCTTTACAATTGTATGCTTGAAGATATTAAGATTGCTAACTATGACTATCTTCACGGTGCAACTGGATATGCACTTTATTTTCTCGAACGTTTTAAAGTTTCAGATTCAGTAAACGACCATTTTTATAAATCTTACATTATCGATTTTATTCATTTTCTTGAAGAAAATTCTGTTGTGCATAACGGGGGGATTATATGGCTCACTAAAGATCATGATAATAAAGGAGGGCAAAATTATAACTTAGGGCTGGCTCATGGAGTAGCAAGTATTATAGGGATTTTGTTAAGACTTTCAGGATTTGAAGATTTTAAAGAAAAGTCTGAAAAACTGTTAAAAAAAGCTGTAACAGCGTTAATAAAACAAATGAATGATATAGCATTATCAGATTCCTATTTTGCTAGTTTAGTACCATTTGGAAGTGCTGACTATTCTAAGAATAGCAGATTGGCATGGTGTTATGGCGATCTTGGAATAGGTTTACAATTACTTTACTACTCTAAAATTATAAATGATAAAAATCTCAATCTACAGGCAAAATCTGTATTGAAGCATTGTGCTTCAAGAAGAAGTTATGATAAAACCCTGATTTTAGATGCAACAGTTTGTCATGGAGCGTTTGGAGTTGCATTGATGTTTAACAATGCTTTTAGGAATACTCTTGATTTAACTTTTTTAGAAGCTCGTGATTATTGGCTACGTTTTGGTATTCAATTGTGGGAGAATAAAGACAAGATTACAGAAGTGCATTCAGTTGCTTTTGGAGATGATAAAATTTCAGTTTTAAATGGCATGGCAGGAATTGGACTTGCTATAATTAGTTGTATATCAGATTTAAATCAATGGGAAAGCTCCTTAATGCTTCATCAGTATGAATAA